In Zingiber officinale cultivar Zhangliang chromosome 8B, Zo_v1.1, whole genome shotgun sequence, a single genomic region encodes these proteins:
- the LOC122015392 gene encoding 60S ribosomal protein L12-1-like, with product MPPKLDPTQVVDVFVRVTGGEVGAASSLAPKIGPLGLSPKKVGEDIAKETAKDWKGLRVTVKLTVQNRQAKVSVVPSAAALVIKALKEPERDRKKTKNIKHNGNISLDDVIEIARVMRPRSMAKDLSGTVKEILGTCVSVGCTVDGKDPKDLQQEISDGEVEVPLE from the coding sequence ATGCCGCCCAAGTTAGATCCGACGCAGGTTGTGGATGTGTTCGTCCGTGTCACCGGCGGCGAAGTGGGTGCTGCCAGTTCCCTTGCGCCGAAGATCGGCCCGCTGGGTCTCTCCCCGAAGAAGGTCGGAGAGGACATCGCCAAGGAGACCGCGAAGGACTGGAAGGGACTCCGCGTCACTGTCAAGCTCACCGTGCAGAACCGGCAGGCCAAGGTCTCCGTGGTTCCCTCCGCCGCTGCACTCGTCATCAAGGCCCTCAAGGAACCCGAGCGCGACCGTAAGAAGACCAAGAACATCAAGCACAATGGCAACATCTCCCTTGACGACGTCATCGAGATTGCCCGGGTGATGCGCCCTAGGTCCATGGCCAAGGACCTTTCCGGCACCGTCAAGGAGATCCTCGGAACCTGCGTCTCCGTCGGATGCACCGTCGATGGGAAGGACCCCAAGGACCTGCAACAGGAGATCAGCGATGGAGAAGTTGAGGTACCGCTCGAGTGA
- the LOC122017037 gene encoding uncharacterized protein LOC122017037, translating to MEWRKCYLDLVLVPLGLFFLLVYHLWLWYRVSSKPLHTIIGINSIGRRLWVKAMMKDNDKKNILAVQTLRNTMMGSTLMATTSILLCSGLAAVLSSTYSVKRPLYDSVFGAHGDFTVLLKFVSLLVVLVFAFLCHSLSIRFLNQACFLINVTPSHDSHVTVAYVVDLLEKGFALNTVGNRLFYAALPLLLWTFGPLLVVFSSLTMVLIFYNLDVAFQDQKVIEHTCV from the exons ATGGAGTGGAGGAAGTGCTACTTGGATCTTGTGCTCGTGCCGTTaggcctcttcttcctcctcgtctATCACCTCTGGCTTTGGTACAGGGTCAGTTCCAAGCCGCTGCATACGATCATCGGCATCAACTCTATCGGCCGCCGTCTATGGGTCAAAGCTATGATGAAA GACAATGACAAGAAGAACATACTGGCGGTGCAAACGCTCCGGAACACGATGATGGGGTCGACGCTGATGGCCACCACCTCCATCCTCCTCTGCTCCGGCCTCGCCGCCGTCCTCAGCAGCACCTACTCCGTGAAGCGGCCGCTGTACGACTCCGTCTTCGGCGCGCACGGCGACTTCACGGTGCTCCTCAAGTTCGTCTCCCTCCTCGTCGTCTTGGTCTTCGCCTTCCTCTGCCACTCCCTCTCCATCCGCTTCCTCAACCAGGCCTGCTTCCTCATCAACGTAACTCCCTCCCACGACTCCCACGTCACCGTCGCCTACGTCGTCGACCTCCTCGAGAAGGGCTTCGCCCTCAACACCGTCGGCAACCGCCTCTTCTACGCCGCCCTGCCGCTGCTCCTCTGGACCTTCGGCCCTCTGCTCGTCGTCTTCTCCTCCCTCACCATGGTGCTCATTTTCTACAACCTCGACGTGGCGTTCCAGGACCAAAAGGTCATCGAACACACCTGCGTGTAA